In Anaerolineales bacterium, the following proteins share a genomic window:
- a CDS encoding aspartate aminotransferase family protein: MHIPQTGLSKQEILATLQAFKTRDMDWKAGKVFGYVYNPGEDPAEVMKEAYLAYLTENGLDPTVFPSLLKVETDVVRMIATLLRGDSNVVGNLTSGGTESIMLAVKTARDQARVEKPQIREPEMILPRTAHAAFHKAAHYLSVKPVVVEIDPATFKVRAEDMEKAITANTILLVASAPNYSQGVIDPIADIGRLAQKHNLLFHVDGCVGGIHLSFMRKLGYDIPDFDFSVPGVTSISADMHKYGYAAKGCSVVMYRSKELRKYQIFACSDTLGYTLINPTVLSSKSGGPSAGAWAIIHFLGEEGYSRIIKTVQDATKKLIDGINAIPGLRVLGQPVMCMFSFASDEINVYQLADEMGKRGWYLQGQFSTPLTSRNLHISVNFGNADSADALLSDLRACVEIVKAKPPIDADAIKALIGAALHSPDPEAAFNQLAASAGLTGTSLPSELAFINEALDALPDSVCNLILTNFFNDLYV, encoded by the coding sequence ATGCACATCCCCCAAACCGGGCTTTCCAAACAGGAAATCCTAGCCACCCTGCAAGCCTTCAAAACCCGCGACATGGACTGGAAAGCGGGCAAGGTGTTCGGCTATGTTTACAACCCAGGCGAGGATCCCGCCGAAGTGATGAAAGAAGCGTATCTTGCCTACCTCACCGAAAACGGACTCGACCCGACCGTCTTTCCCTCCCTGCTCAAAGTGGAAACCGACGTTGTCCGCATGATCGCCACGCTTTTGCGCGGCGATTCCAACGTGGTGGGGAATCTCACCTCCGGTGGAACCGAATCGATCATGCTGGCGGTGAAGACCGCGCGCGACCAAGCCCGCGTCGAAAAGCCGCAGATCCGGGAACCGGAAATGATTCTGCCCAGGACCGCGCACGCCGCCTTCCACAAAGCCGCGCATTATCTCAGCGTTAAACCTGTGGTGGTGGAGATTGACCCCGCCACGTTCAAAGTCCGCGCCGAGGATATGGAAAAGGCGATCACCGCCAATACGATTCTGCTGGTCGCGTCTGCGCCGAATTATTCACAGGGCGTGATCGACCCCATTGCGGACATAGGCCGTCTCGCGCAAAAACACAACCTGCTCTTTCACGTTGACGGCTGTGTGGGCGGCATCCATCTTTCGTTCATGCGAAAACTTGGGTACGACATTCCCGACTTCGATTTCAGCGTGCCGGGCGTAACGTCCATTTCCGCCGACATGCACAAGTACGGTTACGCCGCCAAGGGCTGTTCAGTTGTGATGTATCGCAGTAAGGAACTGCGTAAATATCAGATCTTCGCCTGTAGCGACACGCTGGGCTACACCCTCATCAACCCCACCGTGTTGAGCAGTAAAAGCGGCGGTCCATCTGCGGGCGCGTGGGCAATCATCCATTTCCTCGGCGAAGAGGGTTATAGCCGCATCATCAAGACTGTGCAGGACGCGACTAAAAAACTAATTGACGGAATCAACGCCATCCCCGGCTTGCGCGTGCTGGGACAACCCGTCATGTGCATGTTCTCCTTCGCTTCGGACGAAATCAACGTTTACCAACTGGCGGATGAAATGGGCAAGCGCGGCTGGTATTTGCAGGGACAGTTCTCCACGCCTCTTACTTCCCGCAACCTGCACATCTCGGTCAACTTTGGCAACGCCGACAGCGCCGACGCCCTGCTCAGCGACCTGCGCGCCTGTGTCGAAATTGTCAAAGCCAAACCGCCGATCGACGCGGACGCGATCAAAGCCCTGATCGGCGCAGCGCTTCACAGTCCGGACCCCGAAGCGGCTTTCAATCAACTTGCCGCCTCCGCCGGGTTGACCGGAACAAGCCTCCCCAGCGAACTGGCGTTCATCAACGAAGCGTTGGACGCCCTGCCCGACTCCGTTTGCAATCTGATCTTGACCAATTTCTTCAACGATTTGTATGTGTGA
- the dnaJ gene encoding molecular chaperone DnaJ, which produces MSDRDYYDTLGVGRNASDDEIKGAFRKLARQYHPDVNKDEGAEEKFKEINEAYGVLSDADKRARYDRFGKAGLGGAGGFHDYTSDFGDIFEDLFRGFGFSTGGGRSRRSPRRGRDMQMQVTLTFEESVFGVEKEIEFARDETCSHCGGNGAEPGTSPVKCATCNGQGEVRTVRQTFLGQMVQSSTCPTCNGRGETISTPCKTCRGGGLERKKVKKKVQIPAGVDVGTQIRLTGEGSPGENGGPNGSVYLVLDVKPHKFFKRRENDILLNLDINVAQAVLGAEIHVPTIDGDEKLKIPAGTQPGKVFHLRNKGVPFVRRSGRGDQLVLVNVAVPTKLTKEQRELFEKLAESLGTTVKPQEKGFLDWLGETFGGG; this is translated from the coding sequence ATGTCTGATCGAGATTATTACGACACTCTAGGTGTGGGACGGAACGCGAGCGATGACGAGATCAAAGGCGCGTTCCGTAAACTCGCGCGCCAGTATCATCCCGATGTGAACAAGGACGAGGGCGCGGAGGAAAAGTTCAAGGAGATCAACGAAGCGTACGGCGTTCTTTCGGACGCGGACAAGCGGGCGCGCTACGACCGTTTCGGCAAGGCGGGACTGGGCGGCGCGGGCGGCTTCCACGATTACACGTCGGACTTCGGCGATATTTTTGAGGATTTGTTCCGAGGGTTTGGATTTTCGACGGGGGGCGGACGTTCACGTCGGTCGCCGCGACGCGGGCGCGACATGCAAATGCAGGTCACGCTGACGTTTGAAGAGTCGGTGTTTGGCGTGGAAAAAGAGATCGAGTTTGCGCGCGACGAAACTTGTTCGCATTGCGGCGGTAACGGCGCGGAGCCTGGCACGTCGCCTGTGAAGTGCGCGACGTGTAACGGTCAAGGCGAAGTGCGGACGGTGCGGCAAACGTTTCTCGGTCAGATGGTGCAGTCGTCCACTTGCCCGACTTGTAATGGGCGCGGCGAGACGATCTCCACTCCGTGCAAGACTTGTCGCGGCGGTGGGTTGGAGCGCAAGAAGGTAAAGAAGAAGGTGCAAATCCCTGCGGGCGTGGATGTGGGAACGCAAATTCGTTTGACGGGGGAGGGAAGTCCTGGCGAGAATGGCGGTCCGAATGGGAGTGTGTATCTCGTGCTGGATGTTAAGCCGCATAAATTTTTCAAGCGGCGCGAGAACGATATTTTGTTGAATCTCGATATCAACGTGGCGCAGGCAGTGTTGGGAGCGGAGATTCACGTGCCGACGATTGACGGCGATGAGAAGTTGAAAATCCCTGCAGGGACTCAGCCTGGCAAAGTATTCCATTTGCGGAATAAAGGCGTGCCGTTCGTGCGGCGGAGCGGACGCGGCGATCAGTTGGTGCTGGTCAATGTAGCGGTACCGACCAAGTTGACGAAGGAGCAACGCGAGTTGTTCGAGAAGTTGGCGGAGAGTTTAGGCACGACGGTGAAGCCACAGGAGAAGGGGTTCTTGGATTGGTTGGGGGAGACGTTTGGGGGTGGGTAA
- the dnaK gene encoding molecular chaperone DnaK: protein MAKIIGIDLGTTNSVAAVMQGGEPVVIPSAEGERLVPSVVAVNKNGERLVGRVARNQAITNPQNTIFSVKRFMGRKSDDPEVERTRKRVPYEVKAADNGDVRVQLGDKEYSPPEVSAMILAKIKRDAEAYLGEPITQAVITVPAYFNDAQRNATKDAGKIAGLEVLRIINEPTASSLAYGLDKKKNEIIAVYDLGGGTFDISILDVGDGVFQVRATSGDTFLGGDDFDLRIMDHLIEQFKKDSGIDLHNDRQALQRLKEASEKAKIELSTTMQTEINLPYLTADATGPKHLVMTLTRAKLEQLTADLVDRTIAPLKQALSDAGLSAGDIHEVVMVGGMTRMPAVQDRVRAFFGKEPHKGVNPDEVVAVGAAIQAGVLGGEVKDILLLDVTPLSLSIETLGGVATTQIERNTTIPTRKSQVFSTATDSQTQVEIHVLQGERPMAADNKSLGKFILDGIPPAPRGVPQIEVTFDVDANGILKVSAQDKATGRSQHITITASSGLSDAEVEKMKKDAEAHAEEDRKRKELIEARNHADNTVYAAEKALREFGEKVPAEVKSEIETNVAAVKKAAEGEDVSAIKAATDALGQVIQKIGASVQEGPTVPEGEAGSSSSENPDVVEGEVKE from the coding sequence ATGGCAAAAATCATCGGTATTGACTTAGGCACGACCAACTCCGTTGCGGCGGTGATGCAAGGCGGCGAACCCGTTGTGATTCCGTCGGCGGAGGGGGAGCGGCTTGTCCCGTCTGTTGTGGCGGTGAACAAGAACGGCGAGCGACTCGTCGGACGCGTGGCGCGCAATCAGGCGATCACGAATCCGCAGAACACCATTTTTTCGGTAAAGCGCTTCATGGGGCGCAAATCGGATGACCCCGAAGTGGAGCGCACACGCAAACGCGTGCCGTACGAAGTGAAAGCCGCCGACAACGGCGATGTGCGCGTACAACTCGGCGATAAAGAATACTCGCCGCCCGAAGTTTCGGCGATGATTCTTGCCAAGATCAAGCGGGACGCGGAAGCCTACCTCGGCGAGCCGATCACGCAGGCGGTCATCACTGTCCCTGCGTATTTCAACGACGCGCAGCGCAACGCGACCAAAGACGCGGGCAAGATCGCTGGACTCGAAGTGCTTCGTATCATCAACGAGCCGACGGCTTCCTCGCTCGCATACGGACTCGATAAAAAGAAGAACGAGATCATCGCAGTCTACGATCTCGGCGGCGGCACGTTCGACATTTCGATTCTCGACGTGGGCGACGGCGTGTTCCAAGTCCGCGCGACGAGCGGCGACACCTTCCTCGGCGGCGACGATTTCGATTTGCGAATCATGGATCACCTCATTGAGCAGTTCAAGAAAGACAGCGGCATTGATTTGCACAACGACCGTCAGGCGTTGCAGAGATTGAAAGAAGCCAGCGAAAAAGCGAAGATCGAACTTTCGACCACGATGCAGACGGAGATCAACCTGCCGTATTTGACGGCGGACGCGACGGGTCCGAAACATTTGGTGATGACCCTCACCCGCGCCAAACTCGAACAACTGACGGCGGATCTTGTCGACAGGACGATTGCCCCACTCAAGCAGGCTTTGTCCGACGCTGGATTGAGCGCGGGCGACATCCACGAAGTGGTGATGGTGGGCGGCATGACACGTATGCCCGCCGTGCAAGACCGTGTGCGCGCGTTCTTCGGTAAGGAGCCGCACAAGGGCGTGAACCCCGATGAAGTGGTCGCGGTCGGCGCGGCGATTCAGGCGGGCGTGCTTGGCGGCGAGGTGAAAGATATTTTGCTCCTCGACGTTACGCCCCTGTCGCTTTCGATTGAAACGTTGGGTGGAGTCGCCACCACGCAGATCGAACGCAACACGACGATCCCGACTCGCAAATCGCAAGTCTTCTCCACGGCGACCGACAGCCAGACCCAAGTTGAAATCCACGTCTTGCAAGGTGAGCGACCGATGGCGGCGGATAACAAATCGCTGGGCAAATTTATTCTCGATGGGATTCCTCCTGCGCCGCGTGGCGTGCCGCAGATCGAAGTGACGTTCGACGTGGACGCGAACGGCATCCTCAAAGTCAGCGCGCAGGATAAGGCGACGGGACGGTCGCAACACATTACGATCACCGCGTCGTCTGGTTTGTCTGACGCCGAAGTGGAGAAAATGAAAAAGGACGCGGAGGCTCACGCCGAAGAGGACCGCAAACGCAAGGAGTTGATCGAAGCGCGCAACCATGCTGATAACACAGTCTACGCGGCGGAGAAGGCGTTGCGTGAGTTCGGCGAGAAAGTTCCCGCTGAGGTCAAATCCGAAATTGAGACGAATGTCGCCGCGGTGAAGAAAGCCGCGGAGGGCGAGGATGTGTCGGCGATCAAAGCCGCCACGGACGCGCTAGGGCAGGTCATTCAAAAGATTGGAGCCAGCGTCCAGGAAGGACCAACCGTCCCTGAGGGCGAAGCGGGTTCTTCATCCAGTGAAAACCCTGATGTGGTTGAGGGCGAAGTCAAGGAATAG
- the grpE gene encoding nucleotide exchange factor GrpE produces the protein MTHKKNHKHETHEIKIEAEEMPEMDEQVEVDVDALKRQLEDAESKLAESVEGWQRSQADFQNYKRRVERDNEMTFASMKGDIVKKILPVLDDLERALNNRPADDAWANGIELIARKFQNILDVEGIKRIEASGAEFDPKFHEAISHEHNEDFESGQVIEVVQNGYMLGERVIRPALVRVAQ, from the coding sequence ATGACACACAAGAAGAATCATAAGCACGAAACACACGAGATCAAAATCGAAGCGGAGGAAATGCCCGAAATGGACGAGCAGGTTGAAGTGGATGTCGACGCGTTGAAACGTCAACTCGAAGACGCCGAATCCAAATTGGCGGAAAGCGTCGAAGGCTGGCAGCGTTCGCAGGCGGATTTCCAAAACTACAAACGACGCGTCGAACGCGACAACGAAATGACGTTCGCTTCGATGAAGGGCGACATCGTCAAAAAGATTTTGCCCGTGCTTGACGATCTCGAACGCGCGCTGAATAATCGTCCAGCGGATGATGCTTGGGCAAACGGCATTGAATTGATCGCGCGCAAGTTTCAAAATATTTTGGATGTTGAAGGCATCAAACGAATCGAAGCCTCAGGCGCGGAGTTCGACCCGAAATTTCATGAGGCGATCTCGCACGAACACAACGAAGATTTCGAAAGCGGGCAAGTGATCGAAGTGGTGCAAAACGGATACATGCTCGGCGAGCGCGTGATACGCCCCGCGCTGGTGCGGGTGGCGCAATAA
- the hrcA gene encoding heat-inducible transcriptional repressor HrcA: MIELTERQKTILLLVIRDYIESAQPIGSKRLMEHYRLDFSPATIRNEMSALTEMGYLRQPHTSAGRVPTEDGYRYFVSQMMHNAELPPSVQHTISHQFHQSRADVNQWMTLAASILAHQSQGVSVITAPHSEQARYKHVELISTQGRQVLMVLVMIGGEVSQQILTLAEPVTQERLSQTATRLNALLAGLAVDAVIALPARPDALDQDILTLIAQEMRRATSSASGEIFTDGLTNVLSEPEFAEADEARRALKIFEERSTLQDLLTRTTTNSNIGGLQVIIGGEGEWEELRQCSMVIARYGVPGIASGALGVLGPMRMSYTKTIPTVRYVAGILSDLVNDRIAGE, translated from the coding sequence ATGATCGAACTTACCGAACGCCAGAAGACCATTCTTCTATTAGTAATCCGCGATTACATCGAATCGGCGCAACCTATCGGCTCGAAACGGCTGATGGAGCATTACCGACTCGATTTTTCGCCAGCCACGATTCGCAACGAAATGTCCGCGCTGACCGAGATGGGCTATCTGCGCCAGCCGCACACCTCCGCAGGACGCGTCCCAACCGAGGACGGCTATCGCTACTTCGTCAGCCAGATGATGCACAACGCCGAACTCCCCCCATCGGTGCAACACACCATCTCGCATCAATTTCATCAATCCCGCGCCGACGTGAACCAGTGGATGACTCTTGCCGCCTCCATCCTTGCGCATCAGTCGCAGGGCGTGTCGGTCATCACCGCGCCGCATTCCGAGCAAGCGCGCTACAAACACGTCGAATTGATCTCCACACAGGGACGGCAAGTGCTGATGGTCTTGGTGATGATCGGAGGGGAGGTCAGCCAACAAATCCTGACTCTTGCGGAGCCTGTGACTCAAGAACGCCTCAGCCAGACCGCTACGCGTCTTAACGCCCTTTTGGCTGGTCTCGCCGTAGACGCGGTTATCGCCCTCCCAGCCCGCCCCGACGCGCTCGACCAGGATATCCTCACCCTCATCGCGCAAGAGATGCGACGCGCCACTTCCAGCGCTTCAGGTGAAATTTTTACCGACGGCTTGACCAACGTCCTCTCTGAACCCGAGTTCGCCGAAGCCGATGAAGCGCGGCGCGCCTTGAAAATTTTCGAAGAGCGATCCACTCTGCAAGATCTATTGACGCGCACAACGACGAACAGCAACATTGGCGGTTTGCAAGTCATCATCGGCGGCGAAGGGGAGTGGGAGGAACTGCGTCAGTGTTCGATGGTCATTGCGCGCTACGGAGTCCCTGGCATCGCTTCTGGCGCGTTAGGCGTGCTGGGTCCCATGCGCATGTCGTACACGAAGACGATTCCGACCGTGCGCTATGTGGCTGGGATTTTGAGCGACTTGGTCAACGATCGCATCGCAGGCGAATAA
- a CDS encoding protein kinase: MTLERGALLHKRYRIVEILGQGGMGSVYRAVDENLGVDVAVKENLFTTDEYARQFRLEAVILANLRHPNLPRVTDHFVIGDQGQYLVMDYIEGEDLRQRMERQGNITEDEAILLGAAMCDALSYLHTRKPPILHRDLKPGNVKITPDGHIFLVDFGLAKVLHGSQATTTGARAMTPGYSPPEQYGTARTDPRTDIYSLGATLYAALSGIIPEDGLARAMDNTQLTPLRKRNGKVSRRLASAIEKAMGVDPADRFQNADQFKNALLGSKSKTQRLPGDYVISPPPPSSEDSQKRSSLEKESNPISDFNPSDLMGGSEEEAPVFKPPRKKKSFLRRLVSALLWLLLILAAGAVVVVRFAPQFIPPVLKSQLDALQIPFLVPLVTPTQVALSATSAATELPIETAVIQFTATQTPTGLPTSTVKPTRTSTPTKDPLLTIVPTALGGTLGQIAFASDRTGIPQIYIINTDGTNLHPLTNMSEGACQPNWSPDGSLIVFVSPCRTRAEFFESIYSSSSLYAIKPDGTEQRSLTIIPGSDFDPAWSPDGEKIAFASARDGQKEIYVLAVNSGAVVRLTNSALGVENTQPSWSPDGTKIVYTVKRLDAYQVWVMSATGRDNAQLVRSGQKLWDYLPFWSTDGTTIFFNQRNLGPGRPWLMSIPFADYATREAVKLNLPAPIEDVEFSPDGLWITFESTDENGNRDVYFSSVTGGNRTRLTDDIGIDFDPDWSSAPKP; this comes from the coding sequence ATGACCCTCGAGCGCGGCGCGTTACTTCATAAACGATATCGAATTGTAGAAATTCTCGGGCAGGGCGGCATGGGCTCGGTGTACCGCGCCGTAGACGAAAACCTCGGCGTGGATGTGGCGGTGAAAGAGAACCTGTTCACCACCGATGAATACGCGCGGCAGTTCCGGCTTGAGGCGGTAATCCTTGCGAATCTTCGTCACCCCAACTTGCCGCGTGTGACAGATCATTTCGTCATCGGCGATCAGGGTCAATATTTGGTGATGGACTACATCGAGGGGGAGGATCTGCGTCAGCGCATGGAGCGGCAAGGTAACATCACGGAAGATGAAGCGATTCTGCTCGGCGCGGCGATGTGCGACGCGCTTTCTTATTTGCATACGCGTAAACCCCCCATCTTGCATCGCGATCTTAAACCGGGTAATGTGAAGATCACGCCGGATGGACATATTTTCTTGGTGGATTTTGGCTTGGCGAAAGTATTGCACGGAAGCCAAGCGACCACGACCGGCGCGCGCGCGATGACGCCGGGCTATTCCCCGCCGGAGCAATACGGCACGGCGCGCACGGACCCACGCACCGATATTTACTCGCTCGGCGCGACACTGTACGCCGCGTTGAGCGGCATCATCCCGGAAGACGGTCTTGCCCGCGCGATGGACAATACCCAACTCACGCCGTTACGCAAACGCAACGGCAAGGTCTCGCGGCGATTGGCATCCGCTATCGAAAAAGCGATGGGCGTTGACCCCGCTGACCGTTTTCAAAATGCGGACCAGTTCAAGAACGCGCTACTCGGTTCCAAATCGAAAACTCAGAGACTGCCGGGCGATTATGTCATCTCGCCGCCTCCGCCATCTTCGGAGGATTCGCAAAAGCGAAGTTCGCTGGAGAAGGAATCGAATCCCATCTCCGATTTCAACCCGTCAGATTTGATGGGCGGTTCGGAGGAAGAAGCCCCGGTCTTCAAACCGCCGCGTAAGAAGAAAAGTTTTCTTCGTCGTTTGGTTTCAGCCTTGCTTTGGCTGTTGTTGATTCTCGCGGCAGGCGCGGTGGTTGTTGTGCGCTTCGCGCCACAATTTATTCCTCCGGTGTTGAAGAGCCAGTTGGATGCCTTGCAGATACCGTTTCTTGTGCCGCTGGTGACTCCGACGCAAGTCGCTCTCTCTGCAACCTCAGCCGCAACCGAACTGCCTATTGAAACTGCCGTGATTCAATTCACAGCCACTCAGACGCCAACCGGTTTGCCGACCTCCACCGTAAAGCCGACACGAACTTCTACGCCGACAAAAGATCCACTGCTTACGATCGTGCCGACGGCGCTAGGCGGCACGCTTGGGCAGATCGCCTTTGCGTCTGACCGCACCGGCATACCTCAGATCTACATCATCAACACCGACGGAACCAACCTGCATCCCCTCACGAATATGAGCGAAGGCGCCTGTCAGCCGAATTGGTCGCCGGATGGCTCATTGATCGTGTTCGTTTCGCCCTGCCGAACCCGCGCGGAATTTTTCGAAAGCATCTATTCCAGTTCCAGCCTGTATGCCATCAAACCAGACGGTACGGAGCAACGCTCGCTGACGATCATCCCCGGTTCCGACTTTGACCCGGCTTGGTCGCCCGATGGGGAGAAGATTGCCTTCGCCTCCGCGCGTGACGGACAGAAAGAGATCTATGTGCTTGCAGTCAATTCGGGCGCAGTAGTTCGCCTGACGAATTCAGCCTTGGGCGTTGAAAATACGCAACCATCCTGGTCTCCCGACGGGACGAAAATCGTATACACGGTAAAGCGTTTGGATGCCTATCAAGTTTGGGTCATGAGCGCGACCGGTAGAGATAACGCCCAATTGGTGCGCAGTGGACAAAAATTATGGGATTACCTGCCATTCTGGTCTACCGATGGCACAACCATCTTTTTCAACCAGCGCAACCTCGGACCCGGACGCCCGTGGTTGATGAGCATCCCATTTGCAGATTACGCCACGCGTGAAGCAGTCAAGTTGAATCTTCCCGCTCCCATCGAAGACGTCGAATTTTCGCCGGATGGGTTATGGATCACCTTCGAAAGCACCGACGAAAACGGCAACCGCGACGTGTATTTTTCATCGGTTACCGGCGGCAATCGTACGCGTCTCACTGACGACATCGGAATTGATTTCGACCCAGACTGGAGTTCGGCGCCAAAGCCATAA
- a CDS encoding phosphatase PAP2 family protein codes for MDILIQNGINWVIAVQALGGWLEAPMQFFSFLGTQDFFFLVLPLVYWSVNARLGLRVAFILIASVTVNYFGKLWHAGPRPYWVSGEVKALSSETSFGIPSGHAQNAVTVWGTLASGKEKFWKWLSAILIFLIGFSRIYLGVHFVHDVLAGWLIGCVLLWAFTRYWDSCAAWLKTKTVARQVLLAFIVSLAMIALGFFSVHRLDGYVFPAEYEANALRSSDGLPAPVSLEDIFTAAGTFFGMAAGAAWIASKGGYQADGPGLKRSIRFFVGLAGVLILWRGLGLIFPQGEDFISYFLRYARYLLVGFWIIAGAPWLFFRFKLADMPKI; via the coding sequence ATGGACATCTTGATTCAAAACGGAATCAACTGGGTGATCGCAGTTCAAGCGCTGGGCGGTTGGCTCGAAGCGCCGATGCAATTCTTTTCATTTCTCGGCACGCAGGACTTTTTCTTCCTCGTGCTTCCGCTCGTCTATTGGAGCGTTAACGCCCGGCTTGGCTTGCGCGTTGCATTCATTTTGATCGCAAGCGTTACAGTGAATTATTTCGGCAAGTTATGGCACGCGGGACCCCGCCCATATTGGGTGAGTGGCGAAGTCAAAGCGTTATCTTCCGAAACATCGTTCGGCATTCCGTCCGGTCACGCGCAGAACGCGGTGACGGTCTGGGGCACGCTTGCCAGCGGAAAAGAAAAATTCTGGAAGTGGCTTTCTGCCATCCTGATCTTCCTCATCGGCTTTTCAAGAATTTATCTCGGCGTACATTTTGTCCATGATGTGCTGGCAGGCTGGCTGATCGGCTGTGTCTTGCTGTGGGCATTCACGCGCTATTGGGATTCATGCGCCGCCTGGCTGAAAACCAAAACCGTCGCGCGGCAAGTCTTGCTCGCGTTCATCGTGTCGCTGGCGATGATCGCGCTCGGGTTTTTCAGCGTGCATCGTTTGGATGGATATGTCTTTCCGGCTGAATACGAAGCCAATGCGCTTCGCTCTTCCGACGGGCTGCCTGCCCCGGTTTCGTTGGAGGATATCTTCACCGCCGCTGGGACGTTCTTCGGCATGGCGGCTGGCGCGGCGTGGATCGCGTCGAAGGGTGGGTATCAGGCTGACGGTCCGGGGCTGAAGCGTTCCATCCGATTTTTTGTCGGCTTGGCGGGGGTGCTCATCCTGTGGCGCGGTTTAGGTCTAATCTTCCCGCAGGGGGAGGATTTCATCTCGTATTTTCTGCGTTACGCCCGCTATTTGCTGGTCGGTTTCTGGATCATCGCCGGCGCGCCATGGTTGTTTTTTCGTTTCAAATTGGCTGATATGCCCAAGATATAG